From one Tissierellales bacterium genomic stretch:
- a CDS encoding metalloregulator ArsR/SmtB family transcription factor — MDLIQVMKALSDETRMRILNILKNEELCVCEIEAILDVTQSNASRHLNRLINAKILDNYKVGNYVYYKIDEDGVKEYPFIREIIEEHTIKDPLYVRDYERLKIYKKSGLTCDKLKEDKVF; from the coding sequence GTGGATTTAATACAAGTTATGAAAGCACTTTCCGATGAAACACGAATGAGAATATTGAATATATTAAAAAATGAAGAGCTATGTGTATGTGAAATTGAGGCAATACTTGATGTTACACAGTCAAATGCTTCTCGCCATTTAAATAGATTGATAAATGCAAAAATATTAGATAATTACAAGGTTGGAAATTATGTATATTATAAAATAGATGAAGATGGAGTAAAGGAATATCCATTTATAAGAGAAATTATAGAAGAGCATACTATAAAAGATCCATTGTATGTAAGAGATTACGAAAGATTAAAAATATACAAGAAAAGTGGTCTTACTTGCGATAAACTTAAAGAAGACAAAGTTTTTTAA